From Candidatus Acidulodesulfobacterium acidiphilum, the proteins below share one genomic window:
- a CDS encoding transposase, translating into MKDRDNKFYVYRFRLYPNAEQVAYLDEQMSYNRFVYNFFLERATHLYKTHNIKFNYYEFKKILPLLKKGFSFLKEANSQSLQASLKDLDDAFQKFFKKQAGYPNFKKKGVYSSIVIPQSFEIKDSFINIPKLKTAIKVKFHRKVYEAVKSISISKTTSGKYYVNMLVEKFAFTPYIPKKVVGISTGIDLGLKDFAIITTGTSFDNKESFKIPNPKYLLKSQKRLIKLSRQLDRKVHKRSKQDKTTPSKNYIKFKNKLSKLHEHIFNQRNDFLHKLSSRTVNDSQVIVLEDLNIKGMVKNGNLSKPISDVSWSKFNDMLEYKASWYGRQVFKVNRFYPSSKTCSTPDCGYIHKDLKLSERFWICPQCGAVHDRDVNASINLFLEGLTILKNTPGTAELTPLEYALTGIQSIGYSNHTMRQEAYQFIDR; encoded by the coding sequence ATGAAAGATAGAGACAATAAATTTTACGTATATAGATTTCGGTTATATCCTAACGCCGAGCAGGTAGCTTATCTCGACGAGCAGATGAGCTATAACCGGTTCGTATATAATTTCTTTCTTGAAAGAGCTACGCATTTATATAAAACTCATAATATTAAATTTAACTACTATGAATTTAAAAAAATATTGCCTTTGCTTAAAAAAGGCTTTTCTTTTCTTAAAGAAGCTAACTCCCAATCCTTGCAAGCAAGCCTTAAGGATTTGGACGATGCCTTTCAGAAATTCTTTAAGAAACAGGCAGGTTATCCCAATTTCAAAAAGAAAGGCGTATATAGCAGTATCGTAATACCGCAAAGCTTTGAGATAAAGGACAGTTTTATCAATATACCGAAACTCAAAACCGCTATAAAGGTTAAATTTCATAGGAAAGTTTACGAAGCGGTAAAGTCTATTAGTATTTCTAAAACTACGTCCGGCAAGTATTACGTCAATATGCTGGTAGAAAAGTTTGCTTTTACTCCGTATATACCTAAAAAAGTGGTAGGTATATCAACAGGCATAGACTTAGGCTTAAAAGATTTTGCCATTATAACTACAGGCACAAGCTTTGATAATAAAGAGAGTTTTAAGATACCTAACCCGAAATATTTGCTTAAGTCCCAAAAACGCCTTATTAAGCTTTCAAGACAACTTGATAGAAAGGTTCATAAACGCAGTAAACAGGATAAGACTACTCCGTCAAAGAATTATATTAAATTTAAAAATAAACTTTCAAAATTGCACGAACATATATTTAATCAGCGCAACGATTTTTTGCATAAATTGTCTTCAAGAACGGTAAACGATAGCCAAGTTATCGTTCTCGAGGACTTAAATATCAAAGGAATGGTTAAGAACGGTAATTTATCGAAGCCTATATCCGACGTATCGTGGAGTAAATTTAACGATATGCTTGAATATAAAGCGTCTTGGTACGGCAGACAGGTATTTAAGGTTAACAGGTTTTATCCGTCGTCTAAAACTTGTTCTACTCCGGACTGCGGATATATCCATAAAGACCTTAAGTTATCCGAAAGGTTCTGGATATGCCCGCAATGCGGAGCCGTCCACGACAGAGATGTAAATGCAAGTATTAACCTTTTCCTTGAAGGATTAACAATCTTAAAAAATACGCCGGGAACGGCGGAATTAACGCCTCTGGAGTATGCTCTTACGGGTATTCAGAGTATCGGATATAGTAACCATACGATGAGGCAGGAAGCCTATCAATTTATTGATAGGTAG
- a CDS encoding RtcB family protein, translating to MQTFYGIPKESIESEAHNQIKNIESLDCLKSFAIMPDVHAGYDMPIGGVALLDNQISPSFVGYDIGCGVSNINTKVLLDKTDKDYDEFRDYVFNEIYKQIPVGFNSLSKPACYIKQEFTSVSGDKQLTKTVRNKINMQYATLGGGNHFIEIGINDKNEIGITVHSGSRNAGHTVAEFYMKKGRMFDINSELGQAYLEDMNYCLEFALENRKKIMQIVLNILKLDISVFMYDFINKNHNHAVITQDGILHRKGAISAEKDEMGIIPGNMRDGVYIVKGLGNNDYLNSASHGAGRVMSRGKAKKTIDINDFKSVMSGIFAKVDRETLDESPFAYKNLEDVINAQNGKNIEVVDKFIPIINIKG from the coding sequence ATGCAGACATTTTACGGTATTCCAAAAGAAAGTATCGAGTCGGAAGCGCATAATCAAATAAAAAATATCGAAAGTTTAGACTGTTTAAAATCGTTTGCTATAATGCCAGACGTTCATGCCGGTTACGATATGCCTATCGGCGGGGTTGCTTTGCTGGATAATCAAATATCGCCGTCATTCGTCGGTTACGATATAGGCTGCGGCGTATCTAATATAAATACTAAGGTCTTATTAGATAAGACAGATAAAGATTATGATGAGTTTAGGGATTACGTATTTAACGAAATATATAAACAAATTCCCGTAGGATTTAATTCTCTGTCCAAGCCGGCATGCTATATTAAACAGGAGTTTACGTCCGTATCCGGCGATAAGCAATTAACTAAAACGGTAAGGAATAAGATAAACATGCAATATGCGACATTGGGCGGAGGTAACCATTTTATCGAAATAGGCATTAATGATAAAAACGAAATAGGAATAACCGTCCACTCCGGGTCCAGAAACGCAGGGCATACCGTCGCCGAATTTTATATGAAAAAAGGGCGGATGTTCGATATAAATTCAGAATTAGGACAGGCATACTTAGAGGATATGAACTACTGCCTTGAGTTTGCCTTGGAGAATAGAAAGAAAATAATGCAGATAGTATTAAATATATTAAAACTCGATATCAGCGTTTTTATGTATGATTTTATTAATAAAAATCATAATCATGCTGTTATTACGCAGGACGGCATATTGCATCGCAAAGGAGCGATATCCGCCGAAAAAGACGAAATGGGGATAATCCCCGGAAATATGAGAGACGGGGTTTATATAGTCAAAGGACTCGGCAATAACGACTATCTTAATTCCGCATCTCACGGAGCAGGCAGGGTTATGAGCAGAGGTAAGGCTAAAAAGACGATAGATATAAATGATTTTAAATCCGTAATGAGCGGAATTTTTGCTAAAGTAGATAGAGAAACGCTTGACGAATCGCCATTCGCTTATAAAAATTTGGAAGATGTTATAAATGCGCAGAATGGCAAAAATATAGAAGTAGTAGATAAATTTATACCCATAATTAACATCAAAGGATGA
- a CDS encoding HNH endonuclease — MRGKPLMPTTAGKARKLLRKGLAKVIMRTPFTIQLTYATGETKQPVSLGVDTGYKHIGLSAVSSAKELFRSEVELRTDIPKLLSEKRQYRRTRRNRLWYRKARFLNRVKSKKAGWLAPSVEHRLNEHIKAVEFIKSILPVMEITVEAAAFDIQKIKDPDISGVEYQNGEQAGFWNVREYVLYRDNHICQACNGKSKDKILNVHHVTPRADGGTDRPDNLITLCESCHKAYHKGKLELKIKKHKTFKAETIMSILRWKIVNKLKELGYTVSITYGYLTKSARIALKLEKSHANDAFCIAGGSGQERTDVINGSFTRRQNRCTQLNRKGFKPSIRKVRYKLQPNDLVRFNGKAFLVKGMQNLGKYIKLAGLKKPVKTELVNLIKYGKGLQFIPAL; from the coding sequence ATGCGCGGTAAGCCTTTAATGCCGACAACGGCAGGCAAAGCAAGAAAACTTTTAAGAAAAGGATTAGCCAAAGTAATTATGAGAACTCCCTTTACGATTCAGCTTACTTATGCGACGGGAGAAACAAAGCAACCTGTATCCTTAGGCGTCGATACCGGATACAAGCACATCGGATTATCGGCGGTATCAAGTGCTAAAGAACTTTTTCGCTCCGAAGTAGAGTTAAGAACGGATATACCGAAGCTGTTATCCGAAAAAAGGCAATACCGCAGGACTCGGAGAAACCGCCTCTGGTATCGTAAGGCTCGTTTCTTAAACAGAGTTAAGAGCAAGAAAGCCGGCTGGCTCGCTCCGTCGGTAGAACACAGGCTTAACGAGCATATCAAAGCGGTAGAATTTATTAAGTCTATTTTACCGGTTATGGAGATTACCGTCGAAGCCGCCGCTTTCGATATTCAAAAAATTAAGGATCCGGATATATCCGGCGTTGAATATCAGAATGGAGAACAAGCGGGATTTTGGAATGTCAGGGAATACGTCTTATACCGTGATAACCATATATGCCAAGCTTGCAACGGCAAGAGTAAAGATAAAATACTTAACGTTCACCACGTTACTCCGAGAGCTGACGGCGGGACGGATAGACCGGATAACCTGATAACATTATGCGAAAGTTGTCATAAGGCTTATCACAAGGGCAAGCTCGAACTTAAAATCAAGAAGCATAAGACCTTTAAGGCGGAAACTATTATGTCTATCCTGCGGTGGAAAATAGTTAATAAGTTAAAAGAACTTGGCTATACCGTCAGTATTACTTACGGCTACCTTACCAAGTCCGCAAGGATAGCCCTGAAACTCGAAAAGAGCCACGCTAACGACGCCTTTTGCATAGCCGGCGGGAGCGGGCAAGAAAGGACGGACGTTATTAACGGTTCTTTTACCCGCAGGCAGAATAGATGCACGCAGCTTAACCGCAAGGGCTTTAAACCGTCTATCAGGAAAGTAAGGTATAAACTGCAACCGAACGACTTGGTAAGATTTAACGGTAAAGCCTTTCTCGTTAAAGGTATGCAGAATTTAGGTAAGTATATCAAACTTGCGGGTTTAAAAAAGCCCGTTAAAACAGAATTAGTCAATTTAATTAAATACGGCAAGGGGTTGCAATTTATTCCCGCCTTGTAA
- the ssb gene encoding single-stranded DNA-binding protein: MGSLNKVMLIGNLGKDPELRYTPDGLAILKFSMATTEYFNDKSGNKTEKAIWHNIVLFDKLASTMANYLSKGKQVFVEGRINNRSYDDAEGNKKYISEIIANNIVLIGRKEDSQGGQDDYYDEKPPQAQTQRQMSGTAQRTQGGQKYQAPPPSTGDEDDIPFDNSPV; encoded by the coding sequence ATGGGAAGTTTAAACAAAGTAATGCTTATAGGTAATTTAGGGAAAGATCCGGAATTAAGATACACGCCGGATGGTCTGGCAATTTTAAAATTTTCGATGGCCACGACTGAGTATTTTAATGATAAATCAGGCAATAAAACGGAAAAGGCGATTTGGCATAATATAGTGCTTTTTGATAAGTTAGCAAGCACTATGGCAAATTATCTTAGTAAGGGCAAGCAGGTTTTTGTAGAAGGCAGGATTAACAACCGCTCTTATGACGACGCTGAGGGCAATAAGAAATACATCTCTGAAATAATAGCAAATAATATTGTTTTGATAGGCAGAAAAGAAGATTCGCAGGGCGGACAAGACGATTATTATGATGAAAAACCGCCTCAGGCGCAAACACAAAGACAAATGTCAGGAACAGCACAGAGGACGCAAGGCGGACAAAAATATCAAGCGCCGCCGCCAAGCACTGGCGATGAGGACGACATCCCTTTTGATAATAGCCCTGTTTAA
- a CDS encoding 3'-5' exonuclease, which yields MSKVIVFDTETTGITEPVLIEAAGIIINGSPFDKQTETLNNRYNPGKPISFGAMATHNILDCDLENCPPATEFRLPENTAYLVGHNIDFDWEVIGKPEVKLIDTLPMARKLWPDFDSHNLGALSYALCDEFARPKIREKLISRHSALTDVELCLELLRFILKEKTGLKSWGDIWIFSEEARIPDIMPFGKYKGTAIKDLPEDYKDWLLKQSDIDKYLKIALRTN from the coding sequence ATGAGTAAAGTCATAGTATTTGATACGGAAACCACGGGGATTACCGAGCCGGTTTTAATAGAAGCCGCCGGTATTATTATTAACGGCAGTCCTTTTGACAAACAGACGGAAACCTTGAATAATCGTTATAATCCGGGCAAGCCTATTTCGTTTGGAGCTATGGCCACTCATAATATATTGGATTGCGATTTAGAGAACTGCCCGCCGGCGACTGAGTTTAGGCTTCCAGAAAATACAGCATATCTCGTCGGCCATAATATAGATTTCGATTGGGAAGTTATAGGCAAGCCGGAAGTTAAATTGATAGACACTTTGCCTATGGCAAGAAAACTGTGGCCGGATTTCGATTCGCATAATCTTGGAGCTTTGAGTTATGCGCTGTGCGATGAGTTTGCAAGGCCTAAAATTAGAGAAAAATTAATCAGCAGGCATAGCGCTTTAACGGACGTGGAACTTTGCCTTGAATTATTGAGATTTATATTAAAAGAAAAAACAGGGTTAAAGTCGTGGGGCGATATCTGGATATTTTCGGAAGAAGCCAGGATTCCGGATATTATGCCTTTTGGAAAATACAAGGGAACGGCGATTAAAGATTTGCCTGAAGATTATAAAGATTGGCTTTTAAAGCAGTCTGACATAGATAAATATCTTAAAATCGCTTTGCGGACAAATTAA
- a CDS encoding RNA-directed DNA polymerase: MQRRDIKIPPKEDLKMYRVFEIPKKNGGTRHIEAPDPITKKRQEDYLKYLYKAYPASPYTHGFTPNKSIVSNAKPHVNKRFVYSIDIKDFFPSITLEKAKSIIKAKLKWGLCFYDFKDGKGKRLPQGAPTSPYIANLYLKKFDYKTAKKLAGFNIAYTRYADDLTFSGNDYDLMEKALSFIVKQLNKYGMEINYEKVKKMPSWKRQYVCGLVVNQKVGLTKEMKKKIRAEKHQGKVVFLQNYGKMVKSKAGIFG, translated from the coding sequence ATGCAACGGCGGGATATTAAAATCCCGCCAAAGGAGGATTTGAAAATGTATAGGGTTTTTGAAATTCCGAAAAAAAACGGAGGAACGAGGCATATCGAAGCTCCAGACCCCATAACGAAAAAGAGGCAGGAAGATTATTTGAAATACTTATATAAAGCCTATCCTGCCAGCCCTTATACGCACGGATTTACGCCGAACAAAAGCATAGTTTCAAACGCAAAACCGCACGTAAATAAAAGATTCGTTTATTCAATAGATATAAAAGATTTTTTTCCTTCTATTACGCTTGAAAAAGCTAAATCGATTATAAAAGCAAAGCTTAAATGGGGTCTTTGTTTTTATGATTTTAAAGACGGAAAAGGCAAGAGACTTCCGCAGGGAGCGCCGACGAGCCCCTATATAGCAAATTTATATTTAAAAAAATTCGATTATAAAACCGCCAAAAAATTAGCTGGGTTTAATATAGCATATACGAGATATGCAGACGATTTAACTTTTTCGGGAAACGACTATGACCTTATGGAAAAAGCCTTATCTTTTATAGTTAAGCAGTTAAATAAATACGGTATGGAAATAAATTACGAAAAAGTAAAGAAAATGCCGTCTTGGAAAAGGCAATATGTTTGCGGTCTTGTCGTTAATCAAAAAGTCGGATTAACAAAAGAAATGAAAAAGAAAATCAGGGCGGAAAAACATCAAGGCAAGGTTGTTTTTTTGCAAAATTACGGGAAAATGGTTAAAAGTAAGGCGGGGATTTTTGGTTAA
- a CDS encoding DUF1926 domain-containing protein: MKSEIIETFVNMAIEEMNEEVINRDLLMDRHIKAYLIEKIMQKATNYPQFLNIEFKDQKDFDRFNRNLKGEIYRLFLTLTRAAKVYIPGKKNKLERKLEKAIISYLDLKNCFTASLNTVISQDGKATELIDLIPAKKWETYNESAGMFDEDEIEEDEIKIKAKYQKRQPEQATKNLQTAFAF, translated from the coding sequence ATGAAAAGCGAAATAATTGAAACATTTGTTAATATGGCAATCGAAGAAATGAACGAAGAAGTAATAAATAGAGATTTGCTTATGGATAGACATATTAAAGCATATCTTATTGAAAAGATAATGCAGAAGGCAACAAACTATCCGCAATTTTTAAACATCGAATTTAAAGACCAGAAAGACTTCGACCGCTTTAATAGAAATTTAAAAGGCGAAATATACCGCCTGTTTCTTACCTTAACAAGAGCCGCAAAAGTTTACATTCCCGGCAAAAAAAATAAATTAGAAAGAAAACTTGAAAAAGCGATAATAAGCTACCTTGATTTGAAAAATTGTTTTACTGCTTCTTTAAATACCGTAATATCTCAGGACGGAAAAGCAACAGAGCTTATAGATTTAATCCCAGCGAAAAAATGGGAAACCTACAATGAAAGCGCCGGAATGTTCGACGAGGACGAAATCGAAGAAGACGAAATAAAAATAAAAGCAAAATATCAAAAAAGACAGCCGGAGCAGGCAACGAAAAACTTACAAACCGCTTTTGCATTTTAA
- a CDS encoding ParB/RepB/Spo0J family partition protein produces the protein MAKFELKDPLSWLGGKAEENKTDKTEIETEKVKIIYSQPRENIGGREFDELMNSIKTHGLLEPIVVKEDGGGNYNLICGERRLAAFRQLGLKTIKANIRNDIKEEDIFIIQIIENLQRKELEPIELAKAYKKLLDKNKTIRDIASLVGKSKSHISDMISLLSVENDLQGKITKKNVRKAIEVSRIDEAKVKKEIIKDFDELHIKDIQNKKNSSLDNDNITYLINRFNEEHSSKMSVLFLKKMTSITLKIPSGLKTEKILKQIIKIKED, from the coding sequence ATGGCAAAATTTGAACTAAAAGATCCCTTGTCTTGGCTCGGAGGAAAAGCCGAAGAAAATAAAACCGATAAAACCGAAATAGAAACTGAAAAAGTCAAAATAATATATTCGCAGCCAAGAGAAAATATAGGCGGTAGAGAGTTTGACGAACTTATGAATTCTATTAAGACCCACGGATTATTAGAACCTATAGTAGTAAAAGAAGACGGTGGCGGCAACTATAATCTTATATGCGGCGAAAGAAGGCTTGCGGCGTTTAGACAGTTAGGCTTAAAAACTATCAAAGCCAATATAAGAAACGATATAAAGGAAGAAGATATTTTTATAATTCAGATTATAGAAAATCTGCAAAGAAAAGAATTAGAACCCATAGAGCTTGCAAAGGCATATAAAAAACTTTTAGACAAAAACAAAACTATAAGGGATATAGCAAGTCTTGTCGGTAAAAGCAAAAGTCATATAAGCGATATGATTTCCCTTTTAAGCGTAGAAAACGATTTGCAAGGCAAAATAACCAAAAAAAACGTAAGAAAGGCGATAGAAGTTTCGAGAATTGACGAAGCTAAAGTTAAAAAAGAGATAATAAAAGATTTTGATGAACTGCATATTAAAGATATTCAAAATAAGAAAAATTCTTCGTTGGATAATGATAATATCACCTATTTAATAAACCGGTTTAACGAAGAACATTCATCTAAAATGTCGGTTTTATTTTTAAAAAAAATGACCAGTATAACTTTAAAAATTCCATCGGGATTAAAGACGGAAAAAATATTAAAACAAATAATTAAAATTAAGGAGGATTAA
- a CDS encoding ParA family protein produces the protein MGDFMIISIVNQKGGVGKTTTAVNLSKSLTLPLASKKVLLVDLDPQANATLHLTERVEPEKSISAVLMEKALLKDVVINVDGIDLVPSNISLSGVELEIFMKIGREYILKDALKDVKDKYDYILIDCPPSLGLISLNALAASDRIIVPILLEKFAVDGLSDFLNTFDRVKSKINNNLEIMGYLAVGYNKRLSVSKQIYESVLKPQLGDKMFKTVIRTDTKLKEAQAMCKTVYTYKNNSKCAADYIDLAKEITGGKYGKI, from the coding sequence ATGGGGGATTTTATGATTATTTCTATCGTAAATCAGAAAGGCGGCGTCGGTAAAACTACGACGGCCGTTAATCTTTCAAAATCTTTAACTTTGCCTCTTGCTTCAAAAAAAGTTCTGCTCGTAGATTTAGATCCTCAGGCAAACGCTACGCTTCATTTAACCGAAAGAGTAGAACCTGAAAAATCAATATCAGCGGTTTTAATGGAAAAGGCGTTATTAAAAGATGTCGTAATCAACGTTGACGGCATTGATTTAGTGCCTTCGAATATTTCTTTATCGGGCGTAGAGCTTGAAATTTTTATGAAAATAGGCAGGGAATATATTTTAAAGGACGCTCTTAAGGACGTAAAAGACAAATACGATTATATTTTAATCGACTGCCCGCCTTCTTTAGGTTTAATATCACTTAACGCCCTTGCCGCTTCAGACCGGATAATAGTGCCTATACTTCTTGAAAAGTTTGCCGTGGACGGCCTTTCGGATTTTTTGAATACTTTTGACAGAGTGAAATCAAAAATCAATAATAATCTCGAAATAATGGGATACTTAGCCGTGGGCTATAATAAAAGACTTTCCGTATCTAAACAAATTTATGAATCTGTTTTAAAACCTCAGCTTGGAGATAAAATGTTTAAAACGGTTATTAGAACGGATACTAAATTAAAAGAAGCTCAAGCAATGTGTAAAACGGTTTATACTTACAAAAATAATTCTAAATGCGCGGCGGACTACATCGACCTTGCCAAAGAAATTACGGGAGGCAAATATGGCAAAATTTGA
- a CDS encoding XRE family transcriptional regulator: MNIKEVNKIIGNNIKKYRKGQGITQGDLSKSLKITQQAIANYEKGLNRIAYDKLEHIAVLLGIPLLYFFLDTNNETLVNNINFDYLLKLASDYFDIKLNESLKIDLKESLQKVFQNKTIRNQFFGEYGQFQGGFREVKKLMDIYISGNETLITNINNQINLIHSMLKKTNLDKYPEEE; this comes from the coding sequence ATGAATATAAAAGAAGTCAATAAAATCATTGGAAATAATATAAAAAAATATAGAAAAGGACAGGGAATCACGCAAGGTGATTTATCTAAATCTTTAAAAATAACGCAGCAAGCTATCGCTAATTACGAAAAAGGTTTAAACCGCATTGCTTATGATAAACTTGAGCATATAGCTGTTTTACTCGGTATTCCTTTGTTGTATTTTTTTTTAGATACTAATAATGAAACTTTAGTTAATAATATAAATTTCGATTATTTATTGAAGTTAGCTTCTGATTATTTCGATATAAAACTCAATGAATCGCTTAAAATAGACCTTAAAGAATCATTGCAAAAAGTTTTTCAAAATAAGACGATTAGAAATCAATTTTTTGGAGAATATGGACAATTTCAAGGGGGATTTAGGGAAGTTAAAAAACTGATGGATATATATATATCAGGAAATGAAACATTAATAACTAATATAAATAATCAAATAAATTTAATACATTCAATGCTCAAAAAGACAAACTTAGATAAATATCCCGAAGAAGAATGA
- a CDS encoding site-specific integrase, protein MLYFTVSYFYFRHKNDHIILRLNMASIYKRNDTYWYQIRLNGFRYRGSTKTDNKKLAQQIANTIEADLVRKKFSMPVKNNYTFLTAWEQYIKNQSHSSKTTKDKISLSKHFLPIFKDKSISDITQSNIKDYQLKRKIEIMAMPKNIGKKESEISFRSVNLEITTLHHFFNFCIEKELIEKNPAGGVKKLNELSRLKTLSDKDILKLINGASNKLTKDLITFLILSGCRKGEALNLKWDDVDLQNDVIAIKGTKTKYDRYVPISKPLKELLGGIEKHQDCLYVFNKNGAKLGDFKKSFNTACKNAGFKDMHIHDLRHVFASKMVMDGTSLYITGELLGHRTTQMTKRYSHLVPSTLRKAVDDVWNKSSKKD, encoded by the coding sequence ATGCTATATTTTACCGTATCGTATTTTTATTTTAGACACAAAAACGACCACATTATTTTACGGCTAAATATGGCAAGCATTTATAAAAGAAACGATACATACTGGTATCAAATACGTCTTAACGGATTCAGATACCGCGGTTCTACCAAAACTGACAATAAGAAACTTGCTCAGCAAATAGCAAATACAATAGAAGCCGATCTGGTCCGGAAAAAATTCAGCATGCCGGTTAAAAATAATTATACCTTTTTAACGGCATGGGAGCAATATATAAAAAACCAGAGCCATTCAAGCAAGACTACGAAAGATAAAATAAGCCTATCTAAACATTTCCTACCTATATTTAAAGACAAAAGCATTTCCGATATTACGCAGTCTAATATCAAAGACTACCAGTTGAAAAGAAAAATAGAAATTATGGCCATGCCGAAAAATATCGGCAAAAAAGAATCCGAAATAAGTTTCAGATCGGTAAATTTAGAAATAACTACCCTTCATCACTTCTTTAACTTCTGCATTGAAAAGGAACTCATCGAAAAGAATCCGGCAGGCGGCGTTAAAAAACTTAACGAGCTGTCCAGGTTAAAAACTTTATCCGATAAAGATATCTTAAAATTGATTAATGGAGCTTCCAATAAACTTACTAAAGACTTAATAACTTTCTTAATCCTTTCAGGCTGCCGGAAAGGGGAAGCCCTTAACCTCAAATGGGACGACGTGGACTTACAGAACGACGTAATAGCCATAAAGGGAACTAAGACTAAGTATGACCGCTATGTTCCGATAAGTAAGCCCTTAAAAGAGCTTTTAGGCGGTATTGAAAAACATCAGGACTGTTTATACGTATTTAACAAAAACGGGGCTAAATTAGGCGATTTTAAGAAGTCTTTCAATACCGCCTGTAAAAATGCGGGATTTAAGGATATGCACATTCACGATTTAAGGCACGTCTTCGCAAGTAAAATGGTAATGGACGGGACGTCGCTTTATATCACAGGGGAACTTCTGGGACATAGAACAACGCAGATGACGAAAAGGTATTCGCATTTAGTTCCAAGCACTTTACGCAAGGCCGTTGACGACGTGTGGAATAAGAGTAGTAAAAAAGATTAA
- a CDS encoding DUF2905 domain-containing protein, with product MYGLGRFLILTGIVLIILGLLFIVFHKLPIGKFPGDIIIKKGNFTFYFPLGLSIIASIILTIIMYLIRK from the coding sequence ATGTATGGGTTAGGCAGATTCCTTATATTAACCGGAATAGTATTGATAATTTTAGGTTTATTATTTATTGTTTTTCATAAACTGCCTATAGGCAAGTTTCCGGGAGATATAATAATTAAAAAAGGCAATTTTACTTTTTATTTTCCATTGGGATTAAGTATAATTGCAAGCATAATATTGACTATTATTATGTATTTAATAAGAAAATGA